CATAGAACACAGAACTAGTAAAAAGTTGTGAAATTTAGTATACACAGATGCTGCCAACACTACCTTTTGTTAATTCTCTTACAATTTATGTCCAGTTAACACCAATGTTTGCACACATCATCTCCAGATGAACAGAAGTCATCTAATGAATTTTGAATACTTCAACAGTTTGCTTGTAATGGGCAAACAAATCTGACAGCAAAGCTGCCACACAGGCCACAGGACACAGTTTCTGGGTTATTTTTGCTCCTCCTCTGCTTTCTTATGATGAACAATTTTAGCATTACTGTAAATGTGTGGCTCGCTAATTAGTTTGGGTTCTTGTCAGACAATTTAGCTATTAGTAATGTCTATGTGTAATTATTTACCTGTCTAATTTTACTGATTATATCAATAACAGGTCTTGCCACAGTCAATGTATTCCATGTGCGAACAGTCCATCATAAATATTACCTAATAAAGACATCCGCAACATGGTCCAGTGCACAGAGTTACTGCAGGGAGAAGTACACTGACCTGGCGACAGTTGTAACTACTGATGATTGGATAAGATTTAACAAAGAAGAAGCAAGCCAAGGTCTGACATCTTTGGCCTTGATTGGATTGTACAACAATATCAATAGCTGGCGCTGGTCCTTAAATGAGCTCCCACTGAAGAATGTCACTTTCAGTAAGTGGGGATCTGGAGAACCCAATAATTATGGTGGGAAAGAATCGTGTGCTTTAATAATGGGAAATGGATACTGGAGGGATGCACCATATCAAGAACTTCATTACTTCATTTGCTACAATGGTGAGTCAATAAGATTCTGATTTGCTTAGCTTTAGTTTTGGTTTAAAAAAGGTTTAGCAGTATTAGATTTTAGAAAGATTGCCTTTGCCATTGCCTAAAGATTAGCAGTATTAGCCTTTgacatacaaaatataaaccaCTCACAACCTAGGTCTTGATTATGTTTTAtctacatatgtgtgtgtgtatgtgtaatttaattataatgtaATTAGTTTGCAAACACTTATGTTTCTTATTTGATCTTTTTTCCTATGTCACAGCAAGTTTCAGTGGTGCTGACAGGTTCATTGGCATCAGTACTCTTCTGACCTGGCCTCAAGCTCAGGCTTACTGCCGAAGACATCACACAGACTTGGCCAGC
This portion of the Hemibagrus wyckioides isolate EC202008001 linkage group LG29, SWU_Hwy_1.0, whole genome shotgun sequence genome encodes:
- the LOC131349158 gene encoding putative C-type lectin domain family 20 member A, whose translation is MKLNVFLLLCFTGLATVNVFHVRTVHHKYYLIKTSATWSSAQSYCREKYTDLATVVTTDDWIRFNKEEASQGLTSLALIGLYNNINSWRWSLNELPLKNVTFSKWGSGEPNNYGGKESCALIMGNGYWRDAPYQELHYFICYNASFSGADRFIGISTLLTWPQAQAYCRRHHTDLASAFNSSDNDFILQVRNIQGDSWIGLYRETWKFSEGTIATNLPWGSGEPNNAGGVENCAGVSKGLLYDVRCTNLYYFFCHTILPVREQQIVRLQVKSDGSVLDPAVQSSILEQVKQKLEEYGMLENTTVTWRVQPDGNIFQKRNKDDL